The window ATCAAACCCACACACGCTCTCCTCCTGCTGTTCGCCACCCTGGCCAATTCGCTCCCTGCCGCTCCCGTGGCGTCCACGCCGCCGATGGGCTGGAACAGCTACGATGCGTTTGGAGGCAGCGTGACGGAGGCGGAGGTGCTGGCCAATGCCGGCTCCATGAAGCAGCATCTTCTCGCGCACGGTTGGAATCATGTCGTGATCGACTTCCGCTGGTATGACTCGGTGTCGTCATTCGACGACCATAACCTCAACAAGGAGCGTGCCGGCGCGAAGCTCTTCGCGGACGTGTTTGGCCGAATGCTTCCCGCCACGAACCGGTTTCCGTCCGCCGTTGACGGGAAAGGTTTCAAGCCGCTGGCTGATCAAATCCATTCGATGGGGCTGAAGTTCGGTTTTCACATGATGCGTGGCATCCCGCGGCAGGCGGTCAGTGCGCGGACGCCTATCGAAGGAAGTAATTTCACAGCTGCGGATGCGGGCGATGAAAAGAACACGTGCGGTTGGTGTCCTGATATGTTCGGCGTTCGCGACAACGAAGCCGGCCAGGCGTGGTATGACTCATGTGCCCGGTTGTGGGCATCGTGGGGACTTGATTTCGTGAAGGTGGACGATCTCTCGTCTCCCTACCGAACACCCGAGATCGAGATGATCCGCAAAGCCATCGACAAATGCGGCCGCCCGATTGTCTTCAGCACGTCGGCGGGACCGACCGATACAAAGC is drawn from Chthoniobacterales bacterium and contains these coding sequences:
- a CDS encoding glycoside hydrolase family 27 protein, with translation MKIKPTHALLLLFATLANSLPAAPVASTPPMGWNSYDAFGGSVTEAEVLANAGSMKQHLLAHGWNHVVIDFRWYDSVSSFDDHNLNKERAGAKLFADVFGRMLPATNRFPSAVDGKGFKPLADQIHSMGLKFGFHMMRGIPRQAVSARTPIEGSNFTAADAGDEKNTCGWCPDMFGVRDNEAGQAWYDSCARLWASWGLDFVKVDDLSSPYRTPEIEMIRKAIDKCGRPIVFSTSAGPTDTKQAAHVSKFANMWRISGDFWDRWKDLDHQFDLLAAWQDVGGPGHWPDADMIPFGHIGIKCTIAGPDRQTRYTPDEQRTLMSLWSLAPSPLMLGANLPDLDEPTLALLTNDEVLAVNQDRLGAKAKRVVQRNGTEVWVKTLENGDKAVGLFNRGDAAADVEVLWSEASLAGSRKVRDLWAHKDLGSFSDKFTVTVPPHGAVTLRVK